In Acidimicrobiales bacterium, the following are encoded in one genomic region:
- the lpdA gene encoding dihydrolipoyl dehydrogenase — protein sequence MTLRHDLLVVGGGPAGYAAALYGAATGLDVGLVEEGRIGGTCLHLGCIPAKELLETASVLRTVRGASQFGVSTGDHKPVVDLAVSQQRKQEVIDGLAGGLSSLLAGRDVTVYDGTGRLGADHVVTVDGPNGSTVAAADHIVLATGSTPRTIPGFEVDGTLVVTSDELLSLLEVPDRVAVIGAGAIGCEFASMLADYGSTITLLEALPEILPGCDTDVAGAVRRSFHRRQISVHAGVVVHGHDPAGGATTVRFGNDEAVEVDLVVMAVGRQPRGDSAGLVDTRVVVDDRGFIQVDDRLRTGEPGVYAAGDVVATPQLAHVGFAEGMFVVKDILGEAPVPLDPTTVPWCIYSHPEVAFAGLTEAAAVEAGHDVVVSSHRLAGNGRARILGDTDGLVKVVAERDPAGRAGRILGVHLVGPWATEQLGQGYLAVNWELTVDEVAAFIQPHPTLSEMFGETVLALTGRPLHG from the coding sequence ATGACCCTCCGTCACGACCTGCTGGTGGTGGGCGGTGGCCCGGCGGGGTATGCGGCGGCGCTCTACGGGGCGGCGACCGGCCTCGACGTGGGCCTCGTCGAAGAGGGGCGGATTGGCGGGACCTGTCTCCACCTCGGCTGCATCCCGGCCAAGGAACTGTTAGAGACGGCCTCGGTGCTGCGCACCGTCCGGGGCGCCTCCCAGTTCGGCGTGTCGACTGGTGACCACAAGCCAGTCGTGGACTTGGCGGTTAGCCAGCAGCGCAAGCAGGAGGTCATCGACGGCCTGGCCGGCGGGCTGAGTTCCCTGCTGGCCGGACGTGACGTCACCGTCTACGACGGTACGGGACGCCTTGGCGCGGACCATGTCGTCACCGTGGACGGTCCCAACGGGTCGACCGTGGCGGCTGCCGACCACATCGTGCTGGCCACCGGGTCGACGCCTCGCACCATTCCCGGCTTCGAGGTCGATGGGACGCTGGTCGTCACCAGCGACGAGTTGCTGTCCCTGCTTGAGGTACCGGACCGGGTAGCGGTGATCGGGGCCGGCGCCATCGGCTGCGAGTTCGCCTCGATGCTGGCCGACTATGGCTCGACGATCACCCTCCTAGAGGCTCTCCCGGAGATCCTCCCCGGTTGTGATACCGACGTGGCCGGGGCCGTCCGGCGCTCGTTTCACCGCCGTCAGATCTCCGTGCACGCTGGGGTGGTCGTTCACGGCCACGACCCGGCCGGCGGCGCCACCACCGTCCGGTTCGGCAACGACGAGGCCGTCGAGGTCGACCTGGTCGTGATGGCTGTAGGCCGCCAACCCCGGGGTGATTCGGCAGGCCTAGTTGACACCCGAGTGGTGGTTGACGATCGAGGCTTCATCCAGGTTGACGACCGCCTCCGAACCGGCGAGCCAGGCGTCTACGCAGCGGGAGACGTGGTGGCCACCCCGCAGTTGGCCCACGTTGGCTTCGCCGAGGGGATGTTTGTGGTGAAGGACATTCTCGGCGAGGCGCCAGTTCCTCTCGACCCGACAACCGTGCCGTGGTGTATTTATAGCCACCCCGAGGTGGCGTTTGCCGGCCTGACTGAGGCAGCGGCCGTAGAGGCCGGACACGACGTGGTGGTTAGCAGTCACCGGCTCGCCGGTAATGGGCGGGCCCGAATCTTGGGCGACACAGATGGCCTGGTGAAGGTGGTGGCCGAGCGGGACCCCGCCGGTCGCGCCGGGCGGATCTTGGGGGTCCACCTGGTCGGACCGTGGGCGACTGAGCAGTTGGGACAGGGCTACCTGGCCGTCAACTGGGAGCTCACGGTGGACGAGGTAGCGGCGTTTATCCAGCCACACCCGACGCTCAGCGAGATGTTTGGCGAGACGGTACTGGCCCTCACCGGCCGGCCGCTGCACGGCTAA
- the leuC gene encoding 3-isopropylmalate dehydratase large subunit, translating into MSGKTLSQKVWDRHVVRSADGQPDLLFIDLHLVHEVTSPQAFDGLRTAGRRVRHPELTVATEDHNVPTVDIDQPIADPISRTQVEALRTNCEEFGVPLYPMGDPGQGIVHVIGPEKGLTLPGMTVVCGDSHTSTHGAFGALAFGIGTSEVEHVLATQTLPQQVPGTLAVTVDGTLPEGSTAKDVILAIVGRLGTGGGIGSVIEYRGEVIRNLSMEGRMTVCNMSIEAGAKAGLIAPDDTTFEYLAGRPHAPFGADWDAAVNDWRSLATDDDAVFDREVVLDGADIVPHVSWGTNPGQVMRMDGTVPDPGSFEDPSQAEAAQRALDYMGLTAGTPIRDVAVDTVFIGSCTNSRIEDLRAAAEVADGRQVADGMRTLVVPGSGAVKAQAEAEGLPEVFTAAGFDWREPGCSMCLAMNPDKLTAGERCASTSNRNFEGRQGRGGRTHLVSPAVAAATAIAGTFATPADLD; encoded by the coding sequence ATGTCCGGGAAGACCCTGAGCCAAAAGGTCTGGGACCGTCACGTAGTGCGGTCGGCCGACGGCCAACCCGACTTGCTGTTCATCGACCTGCACTTGGTCCACGAGGTCACCTCCCCACAGGCCTTCGACGGTCTCCGCACGGCCGGACGGCGGGTCCGCCACCCGGAGTTGACGGTGGCCACTGAGGACCACAACGTGCCCACGGTCGACATTGACCAGCCCATCGCTGACCCGATCAGTCGCACCCAGGTCGAGGCCCTGCGGACCAACTGCGAGGAGTTCGGCGTGCCGCTCTACCCGATGGGTGATCCGGGGCAGGGCATCGTGCACGTCATCGGCCCCGAGAAGGGCCTGACCCTGCCCGGCATGACCGTGGTGTGCGGCGACAGCCACACCAGTACCCACGGGGCGTTCGGGGCGCTGGCCTTTGGCATCGGCACCAGTGAGGTGGAACACGTTTTGGCCACCCAAACTCTGCCCCAGCAGGTGCCCGGCACCCTGGCCGTCACCGTGGACGGCACCCTCCCCGAGGGCTCCACGGCCAAGGACGTGATTCTGGCGATCGTGGGCCGCCTGGGCACAGGTGGTGGGATCGGCTCGGTCATCGAGTACCGGGGCGAGGTGATCCGCAACCTTTCAATGGAGGGCCGGATGACTGTCTGCAACATGTCCATCGAGGCCGGGGCCAAGGCCGGCTTGATCGCCCCTGACGACACCACCTTCGAATACCTGGCTGGTCGCCCCCACGCCCCGTTTGGTGCCGACTGGGACGCCGCGGTGAACGATTGGCGGAGCCTGGCTACCGACGACGACGCCGTGTTCGACCGGGAGGTCGTCCTGGACGGTGCCGACATCGTCCCTCACGTGTCGTGGGGCACCAACCCCGGTCAGGTCATGCGCATGGACGGCACCGTGCCCGACCCCGGGTCGTTCGAGGATCCCAGCCAGGCCGAAGCCGCCCAGCGGGCCCTGGACTACATGGGACTGACCGCCGGAACCCCGATCCGCGACGTGGCCGTCGACACCGTGTTCATCGGCTCGTGCACCAACAGCCGCATCGAGGACCTCCGGGCCGCCGCTGAGGTGGCCGACGGTCGCCAGGTGGCCGACGGGATGCGCACGCTGGTCGTTCCCGGCTCCGGGGCGGTCAAAGCCCAAGCCGAGGCTGAGGGCCTCCCCGAGGTGTTCACCGCTGCCGGCTTCGACTGGCGGGAGCCCGGGTGCTCTATGTGCCTGGCCATGAACCCCGACAAGCTCACGGCCGGCGAACGCTGCGCCAGTACCAGCAACCGGAACTTCGAGGGCCGACAGGGACGGGGCGGGCGCACCCACCTGGTCTCCCCGGCCGTCGCCGCTGCCACGGCCATCGCCGGCACGTTCGCCACACCGGCCGACCTGGACTGA
- the leuD gene encoding 3-isopropylmalate dehydratase small subunit: MDAVQIVSGTALPLRRSDVDTDQIIPSDWLKRVERTGFEKGLFSEWRDNRDFVLNDERYSEAVVLVAGPNFGTGSSREHAVWAIQQYGFGAVVSPRFADIFRNNCTKNGLVPVQVTPEVGAALLDAVEADPDLVVTIDLANLTLEAPDAGISCTFPMDDATRERYLEGLDDIGISLRHEDDITGYESTRPSWLPTTG, translated from the coding sequence ATGGACGCCGTCCAGATCGTCTCGGGCACCGCGCTGCCGCTCCGACGTTCCGACGTGGACACCGACCAGATCATCCCCAGCGACTGGCTGAAGCGCGTGGAGCGCACTGGCTTCGAGAAGGGTCTGTTCTCCGAGTGGCGCGACAACCGGGACTTTGTGCTCAACGATGAGCGCTACTCCGAGGCTGTGGTGCTGGTGGCCGGGCCCAACTTCGGCACCGGTTCGTCGCGCGAGCACGCCGTATGGGCCATCCAGCAGTACGGGTTCGGGGCCGTGGTCTCGCCGCGGTTCGCTGACATTTTCCGGAACAACTGCACCAAGAACGGCCTGGTGCCCGTGCAGGTAACGCCCGAGGTGGGTGCCGCCCTTCTGGACGCCGTCGAGGCCGACCCCGACCTGGTGGTCACCATCGATCTGGCCAACTTGACGCTGGAGGCCCCGGATGCCGGGATCTCCTGCACGTTCCCGATGGATGACGCCACACGTGAGCGCTATCTGGAGGGCCTGGACGACATCGGCATCTCGCTGCGTCACGAGGACGACATCACCGGCTACGAGTCAACCCGACCGTCCTGGCTACCCACCACGGGATGA
- a CDS encoding beta-propeller domain-containing protein: MTSGRRVLRNGLAVTVVSLVVVGCGTDPAGLGRSGNPVAPTTMTVAPSTTGPTATVAPSTTGVVDVSGTELTAGLVPFTECDELLRHLRTEATERVGPYGLGGGWFGGPVVMEMATMDVAMAAPAVGMARSMEEGVDYSGTNVQEVGIDEPDILKTDGRRIVVVEDDYLYYVDVSGPAAVLTGSLRLEGHWSRDLLLAGSRAFLIADTHIPGDGDTDVTAPALTRLSPPGTWTPLTSVIEVDLSDPANLRIVGVLTVQGRHVSSRVVGGAARVVVVSTPSELPFVYPASPTGEERAERFNREVVAETVLADWMPDFVLESAGTTVAEGSLNACTDVSHPVDFAGFSTLSVLTVPLYEPLAAPATTAVLAEGTTVYAGHENLYVTTNAWVDPEEMQDESLMRWWNDNWDTAVHQFDVTDPTAATYTASGEVPGHLLNQFSLSEHDGYLRVATTTGGPWRFDEDAESMVTVLARNDATLEIVGQVGDMGRGERIFAVRYVGDVAYVVTFRQTDPFYTVDLSDPTAPTVRGELKITGFSGYLHPVGPDRVLGIGQEATDEGRTTGTKVTLFDVSDLDAPRDLATWTQGGGHSGVEWDHRAFLAWKDLAVLPFNDWQAEENGAVVLRVGHDSLDEVGRIDHADDPGTEPVPPCPEVDPAELADEATRLEMMGGPVVMFCDRGVKATLKGHWCDLLPRDDAHWWAEEFGVDPDAIPADVDVVVCWPDGGYVQPIQRTLVIGTGLWSYSRQRLQENALEDLARQQVVDLG, from the coding sequence ATGACCTCCGGGCGGCGGGTCCTGCGCAACGGCCTGGCGGTCACAGTGGTGAGCTTGGTGGTCGTCGGGTGCGGCACCGACCCGGCTGGGCTGGGCCGGTCGGGTAACCCGGTGGCACCCACCACGATGACGGTGGCCCCGTCGACCACCGGTCCGACGGCCACCGTGGCTCCCTCGACGACCGGGGTAGTCGACGTGTCGGGTACCGAGTTAACCGCTGGGCTGGTCCCGTTCACGGAATGTGACGAGTTGTTGCGTCACCTGCGGACGGAGGCCACTGAACGGGTCGGGCCCTACGGCCTAGGCGGTGGGTGGTTCGGCGGACCGGTCGTCATGGAAATGGCGACGATGGACGTGGCGATGGCCGCCCCGGCAGTCGGCATGGCCCGGTCCATGGAGGAAGGTGTCGACTACTCGGGTACCAACGTCCAGGAGGTCGGGATCGACGAACCCGACATCCTCAAGACCGACGGCCGGCGGATCGTGGTCGTCGAGGACGACTACCTCTACTACGTGGACGTGTCCGGTCCGGCGGCGGTGCTGACCGGCTCGCTGCGCCTGGAGGGCCACTGGAGCCGCGACCTGCTGCTGGCCGGGAGCCGGGCGTTCCTTATCGCCGACACCCATATCCCGGGCGACGGTGACACGGACGTCACGGCGCCTGCCCTGACCCGGCTCTCGCCGCCCGGCACCTGGACACCGCTGACCAGCGTGATCGAGGTGGACCTCTCCGATCCAGCCAACCTCCGCATCGTCGGTGTCCTGACCGTGCAGGGCCGGCACGTCAGCAGCCGGGTGGTGGGCGGGGCAGCCCGCGTCGTCGTGGTCTCCACGCCGAGCGAACTGCCGTTCGTCTACCCGGCCAGCCCGACCGGAGAGGAACGTGCCGAACGGTTCAACCGCGAGGTGGTGGCCGAGACCGTCCTGGCCGATTGGATGCCCGACTTTGTCCTCGAATCCGCTGGCACCACGGTGGCCGAAGGGTCACTGAACGCCTGCACCGACGTGTCTCACCCGGTGGACTTCGCCGGCTTCTCCACCCTGTCGGTCCTAACCGTGCCCCTCTACGAGCCGCTGGCCGCTCCGGCGACCACCGCCGTGCTGGCTGAGGGAACCACCGTCTACGCCGGGCACGAGAACCTGTACGTGACGACTAACGCCTGGGTCGATCCCGAGGAGATGCAAGACGAGTCCCTGATGCGGTGGTGGAACGACAACTGGGACACCGCCGTCCACCAGTTCGACGTCACCGACCCGACGGCCGCCACCTACACAGCCTCGGGTGAGGTTCCGGGACACCTCCTGAACCAGTTCTCGCTGTCCGAGCACGACGGTTACCTGAGGGTGGCCACCACCACCGGCGGCCCGTGGCGGTTCGACGAGGACGCCGAGTCGATGGTGACCGTGCTGGCCCGCAACGACGCGACCTTGGAGATAGTGGGCCAAGTGGGTGACATGGGCCGGGGCGAGCGGATCTTCGCCGTGCGCTACGTGGGCGACGTGGCCTACGTGGTGACCTTTCGCCAGACCGATCCCTTCTACACCGTGGACCTCTCGGACCCCACGGCGCCCACCGTGCGGGGCGAGTTGAAGATCACTGGGTTCAGCGGCTACCTGCACCCCGTCGGCCCCGATCGGGTGCTGGGCATTGGCCAGGAGGCCACCGACGAGGGCCGGACCACCGGCACCAAGGTCACCCTGTTTGATGTGTCGGACCTGGACGCGCCCCGCGACCTGGCCACCTGGACCCAGGGTGGCGGCCACAGCGGCGTGGAGTGGGACCACCGAGCCTTCCTGGCCTGGAAGGACCTGGCCGTTCTCCCCTTTAACGACTGGCAGGCCGAGGAGAACGGAGCGGTCGTCCTGCGGGTGGGCCATGACTCTCTCGACGAGGTGGGTCGTATCGACCACGCCGACGATCCGGGTACCGAGCCGGTGCCGCCGTGCCCCGAGGTGGACCCGGCCGAACTGGCCGACGAGGCGACACGCCTGGAGATGATGGGCGGCCCTGTGGTCATGTTTTGCGACCGGGGCGTGAAGGCCACCTTGAAGGGGCACTGGTGCGACCTGCTGCCTCGCGACGACGCCCACTGGTGGGCCGAGGAGTTCGGGGTCGACCCGGACGCCATTCCCGCCGACGTCGACGTGGTGGTCTGCTGGCCGGACGGCGGCTATGTGCAGCCCATCCAGCGCACGCTGGTCATCGGCACCGGCCTGTGGTCGTACTCCCGCCAGCGGCTACAGGAGAACGCCCTGGAGGACCTGGCCCGCCAACAGGTCGTCGACCTGGGCTGA